One window of the Streptomyces sp. NBC_00259 genome contains the following:
- a CDS encoding MarR family winged helix-turn-helix transcriptional regulator encodes MPEQPPHPNEEPRWLTPAELETWQRFSLMLHKLPTALEAQLQQDSGLRYAEYYVLAGLSDQPEHRMRMSELAILANSEQSRLSHMMSRLERRGFVRREPDPTNGRYTHAILTDAGLAHLVEAAPGHVARVRALVYDVLDPAELDSLRSAAEKISESIDRWE; translated from the coding sequence ATGCCTGAACAGCCTCCGCACCCGAACGAGGAGCCCCGCTGGCTGACCCCGGCGGAGCTGGAGACGTGGCAGCGATTCAGCCTGATGCTGCACAAACTGCCCACCGCTCTGGAAGCGCAGCTGCAGCAGGACTCCGGCCTCCGTTACGCCGAGTACTACGTCCTCGCCGGACTGTCCGACCAGCCGGAACACCGCATGCGGATGAGCGAGCTGGCCATCCTCGCCAACTCCGAGCAGTCCCGCCTCTCCCACATGATGAGCAGGCTGGAACGCCGGGGCTTCGTCCGCCGCGAACCCGACCCCACCAACGGCCGCTACACCCACGCGATCCTCACCGACGCCGGACTCGCCCATCTCGTCGAAGCCGCCCCAGGACACGTGGCCCGGGTGCGCGCCCTCGTCTACGACGTTCTCGACCCCGCCGAGCTGGACAGCCTGCGCTCCGCCGCCGAGAAGATCAGCGAGAGCATCGACCGCTGGGAGTAG
- a CDS encoding NADPH-dependent FMN reductase has product MSDLKIAVILGSTRPGRNGKAVADWVVDRSGARAGVEYELVDLADYPLPHLDEAIPPSMGQYQGEHTKAWAAKIAEFDGYIFVTPEYNHSTSGVLKNAIDYLYGEWNNKAAAFVSYGSLGGARAIEHLRSVASELQLAHVRQQLSFSLFTDFENFSLFKPAEQHDAAATTLFDQLESWARALKTVRG; this is encoded by the coding sequence ATGAGTGACCTGAAGATCGCCGTCATCCTCGGCAGCACCCGCCCCGGCCGCAACGGCAAGGCCGTCGCCGACTGGGTGGTGGACCGGTCCGGCGCCCGCGCCGGCGTGGAGTACGAGCTGGTCGACCTCGCCGACTACCCGCTGCCCCACCTGGACGAGGCCATCCCGCCGTCCATGGGCCAGTACCAGGGTGAGCACACCAAGGCCTGGGCGGCCAAGATCGCCGAGTTCGACGGGTACATCTTCGTGACCCCCGAGTACAACCACTCCACCTCCGGCGTACTCAAGAACGCGATCGACTACCTGTACGGCGAGTGGAACAACAAGGCCGCCGCCTTCGTCTCCTACGGTTCACTCGGCGGCGCCCGGGCCATCGAGCACCTGCGGAGCGTGGCCAGTGAACTGCAGCTGGCCCACGTGCGTCAGCAGCTGTCCTTCTCGCTGTTCACCGACTTCGAGAACTTCTCCCTCTTCAAGCCGGCCGAGCAGCACGACGCTGCCGCGACCACCCTGTTCGACCAGCTGGAGTCCTGGGCCCGCGCCCTCAAGACGGTCCGGGGCTGA
- a CDS encoding FHA domain-containing protein, translated as MPSIIVGRTGPFTGQSVVLDGAPLTLGRKGDNGIVLVSANASRLHAEIVTEDAGFVLYDRDSRNGTYVNDERVTRHVLRPNDCIRIGDETFLYEAQEAMETVMDLSLLNSPRVDPSTVSGTLRVTVTGGGPVGLAFALALEEQLPGRAQITVYDARWRKEGSTVVWKDERHGNVRRQQVVTVQSRQYLALSEEVRSALFDDTDGYSEMWPVGPDSVDGRPPRNIRIARVEDQLLELANRREAIRLVPQRFDVEEQQNRLAQDHVLVIAEGGRSRTREHFADRFGAADASIYSLDGEHLRDIVLGLRVKSTLPDPMSVLLTVSQNRFLLNSLRGEGFLNMRLTREEAEDVIGIDPVRKVFEECIAARPCVMTRGEHHEFVCPTHGTLFLPALLQGSPLWKRILEGLKMFGVPEEDLSAVTSFRLDMVQRPRFTAQLSRPTAKTPGTFGFLLGDAANAIHFWPGRGLNSGLASATSLARSLSRVWQGRPLRDADFIRHEAAMSMLQYRHKSRAWNAMVATDDDGVTRAIKDIVARSMEPDDGSAAPRSDLDLLLDRMTAIRERLSSRLPGMPTDEVLRAHLATLAPQTLRTLQESGAWDTLIVSGEEADIDIFYQSEVPVFVPRPTDPRTGLPPHAPQEAVSRH; from the coding sequence GTGCCGTCGATCATCGTGGGACGTACGGGTCCCTTCACTGGTCAGAGTGTGGTTCTGGACGGTGCACCGCTGACACTCGGCCGAAAGGGCGACAACGGCATCGTGCTCGTGAGCGCCAACGCCTCGCGCCTGCACGCCGAGATCGTCACGGAGGACGCCGGGTTCGTCCTGTACGACCGCGACAGCCGCAACGGCACGTACGTCAACGACGAACGCGTCACGCGGCACGTGCTGCGTCCCAACGACTGCATACGGATCGGCGACGAGACCTTCCTCTACGAGGCGCAGGAGGCGATGGAGACGGTCATGGACCTCTCCCTGCTCAACTCCCCGCGCGTCGACCCGAGCACCGTCTCCGGCACCCTGCGCGTCACGGTCACCGGCGGTGGGCCGGTCGGCCTCGCCTTCGCCCTGGCGCTGGAGGAGCAACTCCCGGGACGTGCACAGATCACCGTGTACGACGCCCGGTGGCGCAAGGAAGGCTCCACCGTCGTCTGGAAGGACGAGCGGCACGGCAACGTCCGGCGCCAGCAGGTCGTGACCGTGCAGAGCCGGCAGTACCTGGCGCTGTCCGAGGAGGTCCGCTCGGCGCTGTTCGACGACACGGACGGCTACTCGGAGATGTGGCCCGTCGGACCGGACTCCGTGGACGGCCGTCCGCCGCGCAACATCCGCATCGCCCGCGTCGAGGACCAGTTGCTGGAACTGGCCAACAGACGCGAGGCCATCAGGCTGGTACCCCAGCGTTTCGACGTGGAGGAGCAGCAGAACCGGCTCGCCCAGGACCACGTCCTCGTCATCGCCGAGGGCGGGCGCTCCCGCACCCGCGAACACTTCGCCGACCGCTTCGGGGCGGCCGACGCCTCGATCTACTCGCTCGACGGCGAGCATCTGCGGGACATCGTGCTGGGGTTGCGGGTCAAGTCGACGCTGCCGGACCCGATGAGCGTCCTGCTCACCGTGTCGCAGAATCGTTTCCTGCTCAACTCGCTGCGCGGCGAGGGCTTCTTGAACATGCGGCTGACCCGCGAGGAGGCCGAGGACGTGATCGGCATCGATCCGGTCCGCAAGGTCTTCGAGGAGTGCATCGCCGCCCGGCCCTGCGTCATGACCCGGGGCGAGCACCACGAGTTCGTGTGTCCCACGCACGGCACCCTGTTCCTGCCGGCCCTGCTTCAGGGTTCGCCGCTGTGGAAGCGGATTCTGGAGGGGCTGAAGATGTTCGGGGTGCCCGAGGAGGACCTGTCGGCGGTCACCTCGTTCCGTCTGGACATGGTGCAGCGTCCGCGCTTCACGGCTCAGCTCAGCCGGCCCACCGCGAAGACCCCGGGAACCTTCGGCTTCCTGCTGGGCGATGCGGCGAACGCCATCCACTTCTGGCCCGGCCGCGGCCTCAACAGCGGTCTGGCGTCGGCCACTTCGCTCGCCCGCTCGCTGAGCCGGGTCTGGCAGGGCCGACCGCTTCGCGACGCCGACTTCATCCGGCACGAGGCGGCGATGTCGATGCTTCAGTACCGGCACAAGTCCCGGGCCTGGAACGCGATGGTGGCGACCGACGACGACGGGGTCACCCGCGCCATCAAGGACATCGTCGCCCGCAGCATGGAGCCGGACGACGGCTCCGCGGCGCCGCGCTCCGACCTCGACCTGCTGCTCGACCGTATGACCGCCATCCGTGAGCGGCTGTCGTCCCGCCTACCGGGCATGCCGACCGACGAGGTGCTGCGCGCCCACCTGGCCACGCTCGCGCCTCAGACGCTGCGCACGCTTCAGGAGAGCGGGGCGTGGGACACCCTGATCGTCAGCGGTGAGGAGGCCGACATCGACATCTTCTACCAGTCGGAGGTCCCGGTCTTCGTCCCCCGCCCCACCGACCCCCGCACCGGCCTTCCGCCGCACGCGCCGCAGGAGGCTGTTTCTCGTCACTGA
- a CDS encoding serine/threonine-protein kinase: MHNKEAAQVPPDQERRVAGRYLLLSRLGEGGMGTVWRARDETLHRDVAVKEVRAPAGMSAAHIERMYTRLEREAWAAARIPNRNVVTVYDVATDDGRPWIVMELVRGRSLGDLLRAEGPLTPKRAARIGAEVLSALRAAHGEGVLHRDVKPANVLLGDDGSVVLTDFGIAMVEGDSSLTMTGEVVGSPEYLPPERALGRTPGPESDLWSLGVLLYAAVEGLSPFRQDTPLSTLRAIVDEEARAPRLAGPLTPVIERLLRKEPTERMTAEQAERDLRSIASGDTDRTAPASPAVATAAAEAPTSADLEAPTADALESPTAADTSTVGDAATMGDAPTPGDTPTAHTVPGTSPDQPVRAPEPAQTVQSAEPAQPSQPSQPSPSAPAPSATLPHAPAAAGASAATTPPGVFGPPVPFEPPPADVPPRRRRTAAVIAGAVACALLIAGLSYALVNHGHDEGGNDKAAGTNGSSQDTGATPGAGSSPSQAEQDASASQQVRVTVTGVNTTYVGACSPPADRAPTFTATFAVDQVPARITYRWVSKDGSVVDRKWRSLTFPGDGDRTGQDVVRLTAYSKAGTFTSEIGVEVKGPLGTTSNTVPFSVTCE, encoded by the coding sequence ATGCACAACAAGGAGGCCGCACAGGTGCCGCCGGACCAGGAGCGGAGGGTCGCGGGCCGCTACCTGCTGCTGTCGCGCCTCGGCGAGGGCGGTATGGGAACGGTGTGGCGTGCGCGCGACGAGACGCTGCACCGCGACGTCGCCGTCAAGGAGGTGCGTGCCCCCGCCGGGATGTCCGCCGCCCACATCGAGAGGATGTACACCCGGCTGGAACGCGAGGCCTGGGCCGCCGCCCGCATCCCCAACCGCAACGTGGTGACCGTGTACGACGTGGCCACCGACGACGGCCGCCCCTGGATCGTCATGGAACTCGTGCGTGGACGCTCACTGGGAGACCTGCTGCGCGCCGAGGGACCGTTGACCCCGAAGCGGGCGGCGCGGATCGGCGCCGAGGTCCTGTCGGCGCTGCGTGCCGCGCACGGCGAGGGGGTGCTGCACCGCGATGTGAAGCCCGCCAACGTGCTGCTCGGCGACGACGGCAGCGTCGTACTCACCGACTTCGGCATCGCCATGGTCGAGGGCGACTCCTCGCTGACCATGACCGGCGAGGTCGTGGGCTCCCCCGAGTACCTTCCGCCCGAGCGCGCCCTCGGCCGCACGCCGGGGCCCGAGTCCGACCTGTGGTCGCTCGGCGTCCTGCTCTACGCGGCCGTGGAGGGCCTCTCCCCCTTCCGTCAGGACACTCCGCTCAGCACACTGCGCGCGATAGTCGACGAGGAAGCCCGGGCACCGCGCCTGGCCGGCCCGCTCACCCCGGTCATCGAACGGCTTCTGCGCAAGGAGCCCACCGAGCGCATGACCGCCGAGCAGGCCGAGCGGGATCTGCGGTCGATCGCGTCAGGTGATACGGACCGGACGGCTCCGGCATCCCCGGCGGTGGCGACGGCCGCCGCGGAAGCGCCCACGAGCGCCGACCTGGAAGCCCCGACGGCCGACGCCCTGGAGAGCCCAACGGCCGCGGACACCAGCACAGTTGGTGACGCGGCGACGATGGGTGACGCGCCGACTCCAGGTGACACACCGACGGCGCACACCGTGCCCGGGACATCGCCTGATCAGCCCGTTCGGGCTCCTGAGCCTGCTCAGACCGTTCAGTCTGCCGAGCCTGCTCAGCCGTCTCAGCCCTCTCAGCCCTCGCCATCCGCACCGGCACCCTCCGCGACCCTGCCGCACGCCCCGGCGGCCGCCGGGGCGTCTGCCGCCACCACACCGCCCGGTGTCTTCGGCCCACCCGTCCCCTTCGAGCCGCCGCCTGCCGATGTCCCGCCCCGTCGCCGACGCACCGCGGCCGTGATCGCCGGCGCGGTGGCGTGTGCCCTGCTCATCGCCGGGCTGAGCTACGCGCTGGTCAATCACGGTCACGACGAGGGAGGCAACGACAAGGCCGCGGGCACGAATGGTTCGTCGCAGGACACGGGCGCGACGCCCGGCGCCGGTTCGTCGCCGAGCCAGGCCGAGCAGGACGCCTCCGCCTCGCAGCAGGTTCGTGTGACGGTGACGGGCGTGAACACGACCTACGTGGGCGCGTGTTCACCGCCGGCCGACCGGGCACCCACCTTCACGGCGACCTTCGCCGTGGACCAGGTACCGGCCAGGATCACCTACCGGTGGGTGTCCAAGGACGGTTCGGTGGTCGACCGCAAGTGGCGCTCCCTCACCTTCCCCGGTGACGGGGACCGTACGGGCCAGGACGTCGTACGGCTCACGGCGTACTCCAAGGCCGGAACCTTCACCAGCGAGATCGGCGTGGAGGTCAAGGGCCCCCTGGGGACGACCTCGAACACGGTCCCCTTCTCGGTGACGTGCGAGTAG
- a CDS encoding MerR family transcriptional regulator, producing MITIGQLARYVGVSIKTIRVYHDKGLLPEPERDASGYRRYGADDAIDLIKIRTLAEAGVPLARIRELRSATDEDYQRALGEIDDELTARIRSLRAVQKRLRLLAAGQPALPTEVGAHLEHLADWGFSPRWVELQRDLWILVFATHPDHAIALFHDQAQSLSDPALRQLFLDYDHAHDLVPDDPRLDDLARRIVEATRERYGPGSPPELDATSEIPALIQGTVNASSPAWQRLDTLIRAQLRT from the coding sequence GTGATCACCATCGGGCAGCTGGCCAGGTACGTCGGCGTTTCGATCAAGACCATCCGCGTCTATCACGACAAAGGGCTGCTCCCCGAGCCCGAGCGCGACGCGTCCGGTTACCGGCGATACGGCGCCGACGACGCCATCGACCTGATCAAGATCCGCACCCTCGCCGAAGCCGGCGTCCCGCTGGCCCGCATCCGGGAGCTGAGATCGGCGACCGACGAGGACTACCAGCGGGCGCTGGGTGAGATCGACGACGAACTCACCGCCCGCATCCGAAGCCTGCGGGCCGTGCAGAAACGGCTGCGCCTGCTCGCCGCCGGGCAGCCGGCGCTGCCCACCGAGGTCGGAGCCCACCTGGAGCACCTGGCCGACTGGGGATTCTCCCCTCGCTGGGTGGAGCTCCAACGCGACCTGTGGATCCTCGTGTTCGCCACCCACCCGGACCATGCGATCGCCCTGTTCCACGACCAGGCCCAGAGCCTGTCCGATCCCGCTCTGCGGCAGCTCTTCCTCGACTACGACCACGCGCACGACCTCGTGCCCGACGATCCACGCCTCGACGACCTCGCCCGCCGGATCGTCGAGGCGACCCGGGAACGCTACGGACCCGGCTCCCCGCCCGAGTTGGACGCCACGTCGGAGATCCCCGCGCTCATCCAGGGCACGGTCAATGCCTCGTCCCCGGCATGGCAGCGCCTCGACACGCTCATTCGCGCGCAACTGCGGACGTGA
- a CDS encoding toxin-antitoxin system HicB family antitoxin, whose protein sequence is MDLTPYVDNLRRELAVAAEAGGEEARELAERLTAPLESATRLTMLNVLSAAMDEITRDLAPGSVDVRLRGLDPDFVVTRPARDEAYEDGSAPAEPLRAPAPAPADGDEGGTARVNLRLPAHLKARAEEAASREGLSVNAWLVRAVSAAVDGGTQPRTPEKSRTTRTVGQSFTGWVR, encoded by the coding sequence ATGGACCTCACGCCGTATGTCGACAACCTCCGCCGCGAACTCGCGGTGGCCGCCGAAGCCGGCGGCGAAGAAGCCCGCGAGCTGGCCGAGCGGCTCACCGCGCCCCTGGAGTCGGCGACCCGTCTGACGATGCTCAACGTGCTCTCCGCCGCGATGGACGAGATCACCCGTGACCTCGCCCCCGGGTCGGTCGACGTACGACTGCGCGGGCTCGACCCCGACTTCGTGGTGACGCGTCCGGCGCGCGACGAGGCGTACGAGGACGGCAGCGCGCCCGCCGAACCGCTCAGGGCACCGGCCCCGGCACCCGCCGACGGCGACGAAGGCGGCACCGCTCGCGTCAACCTGCGCCTGCCCGCCCACCTCAAGGCCCGCGCCGAGGAGGCCGCGAGCCGCGAGGGCCTGTCGGTCAACGCCTGGCTGGTACGGGCCGTGTCGGCCGCGGTCGACGGCGGCACCCAGCCGCGCACGCCGGAGAAGAGCCGCACCACCCGCACCGTCGGACAGAGCTTCACGGGCTGGGTGCGCTAG
- a CDS encoding DUF4097 family beta strand repeat-containing protein encodes MPSFDTPQPISVTANVAAGSIQFSASDRLDTVVEVRPRDPKKDKDVRVAEQTEVTYTSGVLTIRTPKGRYLVGPTGSVDVTVELPTGSRVDTTGSWTQVLGEGRLGEVRVKTSSGDVRLDSTGPLQLTASHGSITVDQVEGLAEITTSSGSLRVGVVDGPAVLKNSHGTTTVGAAIGELRVSGANGDIDIQRAESSVTATTAHGTLRVGDVARGTVQLETSYGAIDVGVREGTAAWLDVSASNGQVRNALTSSESPDTSEDTVEVRARTRYGNIDIRRARA; translated from the coding sequence ATGCCTTCTTTCGACACTCCCCAGCCGATCTCGGTCACCGCCAACGTGGCCGCCGGTTCCATCCAGTTCTCCGCCAGCGACCGTCTCGACACCGTCGTCGAGGTGCGGCCCCGTGACCCGAAGAAGGACAAGGACGTGCGGGTCGCCGAGCAGACCGAGGTCACGTATACGAGCGGCGTGCTGACCATCAGGACACCCAAGGGGCGCTACCTCGTCGGGCCCACCGGCAGCGTCGACGTGACGGTCGAACTGCCCACCGGCTCGCGCGTCGACACGACCGGTTCCTGGACGCAGGTGCTCGGCGAGGGCCGGCTCGGCGAGGTCCGCGTGAAGACCTCGTCGGGCGACGTCCGCCTCGACAGCACCGGGCCGCTGCAACTGACCGCGTCGCACGGCTCGATCACCGTGGACCAGGTCGAAGGGCTGGCCGAGATCACCACCAGCTCCGGCAGCCTGCGCGTCGGTGTCGTGGACGGCCCGGCCGTCCTGAAGAACTCGCACGGCACCACGACCGTCGGCGCCGCGATCGGCGAGCTGCGGGTGAGCGGAGCCAACGGCGACATCGACATCCAGCGCGCCGAGAGCTCGGTCACCGCGACCACCGCCCACGGCACCCTGCGCGTGGGCGATGTGGCCCGGGGCACCGTCCAGTTGGAGACCTCCTACGGCGCCATCGATGTCGGCGTCCGCGAGGGCACGGCCGCCTGGCTCGACGTGAGCGCGAGCAACGGGCAGGTGCGCAACGCCCTCACCTCCTCCGAGAGCCCGGACACGTCCGAGGACACCGTCGAGGTCAGGGCCCGTACCCGCTACGGCAACATCGACATCCGCCGCGCCCGGGCCTGA
- a CDS encoding ATP-binding cassette domain-containing protein, with protein MPSSVMSTSRQGGGHPSPAAVSAIGLRKSYGDKTVLDGIDIVVPAGTVFALLGPNGAGKTTAVKILSTLIAADGGQAQVAGHDLATSPDGVRAAIGVTGQFSAVDGLITGEENMLLMADLHHLSKREGRRVAAELLERFDLVEAAKKPASTYSGGMKRRLDIAMTLVGNPRIIFLDEPTTGLDPRARHNMWQIIRELVTGGVTVFLTTQYLEEADELADRIAVLHGGRIAAEGSAEELKRLIPGGHVRLRFTDPATYRSAASALREASRDDEALALQIPSDGSQRELRSILDRLDTARIEADELTVHTPDLDDVFFALTDTTHIPHQTEETVR; from the coding sequence ATGCCTTCGTCTGTCATGTCCACATCCAGGCAGGGTGGCGGTCACCCGTCCCCGGCCGCCGTCTCCGCCATCGGTCTGCGCAAGTCCTACGGCGACAAGACCGTCCTCGACGGCATCGACATCGTCGTCCCGGCCGGGACCGTGTTCGCGCTGCTCGGGCCGAACGGTGCCGGCAAGACCACCGCCGTCAAGATCCTCTCCACGCTCATCGCCGCCGACGGCGGGCAGGCCCAGGTCGCGGGCCACGACCTCGCCACCTCACCGGACGGGGTACGGGCGGCGATCGGTGTCACCGGGCAGTTCTCCGCCGTCGACGGCCTGATCACCGGCGAGGAGAACATGCTCCTCATGGCGGACCTGCACCACCTCTCCAAGCGCGAGGGACGCCGGGTCGCCGCCGAACTGCTGGAACGCTTCGACCTGGTCGAGGCGGCGAAGAAGCCCGCGTCCACCTACTCCGGCGGCATGAAGCGCCGCCTCGACATCGCCATGACCCTGGTCGGCAACCCGCGGATCATCTTCCTCGACGAGCCGACCACCGGCCTCGACCCCCGCGCCCGCCACAACATGTGGCAGATCATCCGCGAGCTGGTCACGGGCGGCGTCACCGTCTTCCTCACCACCCAGTACCTGGAGGAGGCCGACGAACTCGCCGACCGCATCGCCGTACTCCACGGCGGCAGGATCGCCGCCGAGGGGAGCGCCGAGGAACTCAAGCGGCTGATCCCCGGCGGACACGTCCGGCTCCGCTTCACCGACCCGGCCACCTACCGCTCCGCCGCCTCCGCACTGCGCGAGGCCTCCCGGGACGACGAAGCACTGGCCCTGCAGATCCCCAGCGACGGCAGCCAACGCGAACTGCGCTCCATCCTCGACCGCCTCGACACGGCCCGCATCGAGGCCGACGAACTGACCGTCCACACCCCCGACCTCGACGACGTCTTCTTCGCCCTCACCGACACCACCCACATTCCCCACCAGACCGAGGAGACCGTCCGATGA
- a CDS encoding ABC transporter permease, translating into MSSLSLAVRDSSTMLRRNLLHARRYPSLTLNLLLTPIVLLLLFVYIFGDVMSAGMGGGDRSEYIAYVVPGILMMTIGGTVVGTAVSVSNDMTEGIIARFRTMAIHRGSVLIGHVIGSVLQSVMSVVLVGAVAVAIGFRSTDATVLEWVAALGLMALVALALTWIAVGMGMVSPNAEAASNNALPLVVLPLISSAFVPVDAMPGWFQPIAEYQPFTPAIETLRGLLLGTEIGHNGWLAVAWCLGLTVLGYVWSKSVFNRDPK; encoded by the coding sequence ATGAGCTCCCTCTCCCTCGCCGTACGCGACTCCTCCACCATGCTGCGCCGCAACCTCCTGCACGCCCGCCGCTACCCCTCCCTCACCCTCAACCTGCTGCTCACCCCGATCGTCCTGCTGCTGCTCTTCGTCTACATCTTCGGTGACGTGATGAGTGCGGGCATGGGGGGCGGCGACCGTTCCGAGTACATCGCCTACGTCGTGCCGGGCATCCTGATGATGACCATCGGAGGCACCGTCGTCGGGACGGCGGTGTCCGTCTCCAACGACATGACCGAGGGCATCATCGCCCGCTTCCGCACGATGGCGATCCACAGAGGCTCCGTGCTCATCGGGCACGTCATCGGCAGCGTCCTGCAGTCGGTGATGAGTGTCGTCCTCGTCGGTGCCGTCGCCGTGGCCATCGGCTTCCGGTCCACGGACGCCACCGTCCTGGAGTGGGTGGCGGCGCTCGGGCTGATGGCGCTCGTCGCCCTGGCGCTGACCTGGATCGCGGTCGGGATGGGCATGGTCAGCCCGAACGCCGAGGCGGCGAGCAACAACGCGCTGCCGCTGGTCGTCCTGCCGCTCATCTCGAGCGCCTTCGTGCCGGTCGACGCGATGCCGGGCTGGTTCCAGCCGATCGCCGAGTACCAGCCCTTCACGCCAGCCATCGAGACCCTGCGCGGCCTGCTGCTCGGCACCGAGATCGGCCACAACGGATGGCTCGCCGTGGCCTGGTGCCTGGGCCTCACGGTGCTCGGCTACGTCTGGTCCAAGTCGGTCTTCAACCGCGATCCGAAGTAG
- a CDS encoding NAD(P)/FAD-dependent oxidoreductase: MYDVIVVGARCAGSPVAMLLARHGYRVLVVDRSSFPSDTVSTHYIHQAGLLRLQEWGLLDEIIAAKTPALRKMNYSYRGIELNGFADPVDGIDAVYCPRRTVLDEILVNASRRAGAEVIEGFTVSDLVFTDGRVTGIRGREGDGPEREFRATVVIGADGFHSTVAKKVGAELYNVRPAAGFIYYSYYSGLDWGLHHKTGFNEKWFGTWPTNDGVSMLAVICTKRQLKEFRQDVEAGFQGVFDDVSPEMGAQLREQGRREEAFKPMRYPDNYYRRAYGPGWALVGDAGYHKDPYTGWGITDAFTHGELLAERVHQGLAGERPMEEALAEYNKLRDEESAGVYDFTTTLGELTELPPFFEATMSAMSATQEWTNKMLGLIGGVVPDYEVYAPDALERLYDDAGVPEEKRIYDPAG, translated from the coding sequence ATGTACGACGTCATTGTTGTGGGTGCACGCTGCGCCGGATCGCCGGTTGCGATGCTGCTGGCGCGACATGGGTACCGGGTCCTCGTGGTGGATCGTTCCTCGTTCCCCAGTGACACGGTGTCGACCCACTACATCCACCAGGCCGGACTTCTGCGGCTCCAGGAGTGGGGTCTGCTCGACGAGATCATCGCGGCCAAGACCCCGGCGCTCCGGAAGATGAACTACTCCTACCGGGGCATCGAACTCAACGGGTTCGCCGACCCGGTGGACGGCATCGACGCCGTCTACTGCCCGCGCCGCACCGTGCTGGACGAGATCCTCGTCAACGCCTCCCGCCGCGCCGGCGCCGAGGTGATCGAAGGATTCACCGTCTCCGACCTGGTCTTCACCGACGGCCGCGTGACGGGCATCCGAGGGCGCGAAGGGGACGGGCCGGAGCGGGAGTTCCGTGCGACCGTCGTCATCGGCGCCGACGGCTTCCACTCCACGGTCGCCAAGAAGGTCGGCGCGGAGCTGTACAACGTGCGCCCCGCCGCGGGCTTCATCTACTACTCGTACTACAGCGGTCTCGACTGGGGCCTGCACCACAAGACCGGCTTCAACGAGAAGTGGTTCGGCACCTGGCCGACGAACGACGGCGTGAGCATGCTCGCCGTCATCTGCACCAAGCGCCAGCTCAAGGAGTTCCGCCAGGACGTCGAGGCCGGCTTCCAGGGCGTGTTCGACGACGTCTCGCCGGAGATGGGCGCGCAGCTGCGCGAGCAGGGCAGGCGTGAAGAGGCCTTCAAGCCCATGCGCTACCCGGACAACTACTACCGCCGCGCCTACGGCCCCGGCTGGGCGCTGGTCGGCGACGCCGGCTACCACAAGGACCCCTACACCGGGTGGGGCATCACCGACGCCTTCACGCACGGTGAACTCCTCGCCGAGCGTGTCCACCAGGGCCTCGCCGGCGAGCGGCCGATGGAAGAGGCGCTGGCGGAGTACAACAAGCTGCGCGACGAGGAGAGCGCGGGCGTGTACGACTTCACGACGACGCTCGGCGAGCTCACCGAACTCCCGCCGTTCTTCGAGGCGACGATGTCCGCGATGAGCGCGACCCAGGAGTGGACCAACAAGATGCTCGGCCTGATCGGCGGAGTCGTACCGGACTACGAGGTCTACGCACCGGACGCCCTCGAGCGGCTCTACGACGACGCGGGCGTGCCGGAGGAGAAGCGGATCTACGACCCGGCCGGCTGA